The Nitrospira sp. KM1 genome includes a window with the following:
- a CDS encoding thioredoxin family protein, with protein sequence MPNITLLVSPSCGACPSAKSLWKQLRVKYSFSYREVDITTQDGQDLANRHSVRAVPATIIDGRLTFVGVPSRESAEKALQLKMRPRET encoded by the coding sequence ATGCCGAATATTACCTTGCTTGTGTCTCCCAGTTGCGGCGCATGCCCGTCGGCGAAAAGCCTGTGGAAACAGCTGCGCGTGAAGTACAGCTTTTCCTATCGGGAAGTCGACATCACCACTCAGGACGGTCAAGATCTTGCGAACCGTCATTCCGTCCGTGCCGTACCGGCGACGATCATCGACGGCCGCCTGACTTTCGTGGGTGTTCCCAGTCGGGAGAGTGCAGAAAAAGCCCTTCAACTCAAGATGCGTCCGCGAGAGACCTGA
- a CDS encoding peroxiredoxin codes for MASIGQAVPEGTYQVYHDREIRSVSLDSYRGQWLVLVFYPGDFTFICPTELEDLGKRHAEFKKLGAQIIGVSTDSVYVHKAWHDTSQAIKNIPFPLLADMGGRLAQSLGVYIHREGVALRGSFIFDPDGRLCAYEVHANNVGRDMGELLRKLQASAFVRENGSEVCPSGWKPGDRTLRPSLDLVGKI; via the coding sequence ATGGCATCGATCGGGCAGGCGGTTCCTGAAGGCACGTACCAGGTGTATCACGATCGGGAGATCCGGTCGGTTTCATTGGACAGCTATCGCGGGCAGTGGCTGGTATTGGTATTTTATCCAGGCGATTTTACGTTCATCTGCCCGACGGAATTGGAAGATCTGGGCAAGCGTCACGCTGAATTCAAGAAACTCGGAGCTCAGATCATCGGCGTCAGCACGGATTCTGTCTACGTGCACAAGGCCTGGCACGATACGTCGCAGGCCATTAAGAACATCCCCTTTCCTCTCCTTGCGGACATGGGCGGGCGCTTGGCTCAGTCGCTCGGTGTGTATATCCATCGCGAAGGCGTGGCGTTGCGCGGAAGCTTCATCTTCGATCCGGACGGACGCCTCTGTGCCTACGAAGTGCACGCCAACAACGTCGGCCGTGACATGGGCGAACTGCTCCGAAAGCTGCAGGCCTCTGCGTTCGTGCGTGAAAACGGATCGGAAGTGTGTCCTTCCGGTTGGAAGCCCGGAGATCGCACGCTGCGCCCCAGCCTGGATCTGGTCGGCAAGATCTGA
- a CDS encoding DEAD/DEAH box helicase translates to MAPGNTQEPRRTGRAQAARPLPVWTSALRDWQQRAWNAVLGHGASDFLAMATPAAGKTRFALRVAHDFLMKGAAARVLVICPTNHLRTQWSEAAARFGLHVDPALTNEQTIEAPDYHGAVVTYQQVCLAPAVFERSCRSKKTLVILDELHHAGDGKNWGKALRRAFEPAVFRLVLSGTPFRSDNNPIPFIRYEHGESRADFAYGYTDAIRDSVCRPIVFPSYEGELTWLSDGREHTATFEDGLKFDLQRERLKTALLQESWLGPVITEAHAQLSRLRKDEQADAGGLIVSMDQEHAKWVADLVGKVTGTKAVVAVSDDPSASRTIEQFSGHQKQQWLVAVNMVSEGVDIPRLRVGVYGTNVLTEMYFRQVVGRFVRMQDSVPKPQRAWLYLPKDPVLVHYARQIKAERDHVLEDVMPAVPRDLFGRVVVSKKEYVPLNAVAKLDALIGEDEGGGEGERSPLKQEHAVSLHEEKRDLRDLHRLLVASVARKSGIDHRRLNAELIGRTGSRVDQATAEQLRRRIQLLERWQERGYDGKR, encoded by the coding sequence TTGGCGCCGGGCAATACACAAGAACCCCGTCGTACGGGCCGCGCGCAGGCTGCGCGGCCATTACCGGTCTGGACGTCCGCGTTGCGCGACTGGCAGCAGCGCGCCTGGAACGCCGTACTCGGCCATGGCGCATCCGACTTCCTGGCGATGGCCACGCCGGCGGCCGGCAAGACGCGGTTCGCGTTGCGCGTCGCGCATGATTTTCTGATGAAGGGCGCGGCGGCCCGCGTCCTGGTCATCTGTCCGACGAATCATCTGCGGACCCAATGGTCCGAGGCGGCGGCGCGCTTCGGCCTCCATGTCGATCCGGCTCTGACCAACGAACAAACCATCGAGGCACCGGATTATCACGGCGCCGTCGTCACGTACCAACAGGTTTGTCTGGCGCCGGCCGTCTTCGAGCGCAGTTGCCGGAGCAAAAAGACGCTGGTGATTCTCGACGAATTGCACCATGCCGGCGACGGCAAGAACTGGGGCAAGGCGCTCCGCCGTGCATTCGAACCGGCGGTGTTCCGGCTGGTGCTCTCGGGTACGCCGTTCCGCTCGGACAACAATCCCATTCCGTTCATCCGCTATGAACACGGCGAGAGCCGGGCCGATTTTGCGTACGGGTATACGGACGCCATCCGCGACAGCGTGTGCCGTCCGATTGTTTTCCCCAGTTACGAAGGCGAGCTGACCTGGCTGTCGGACGGACGCGAGCATACGGCGACCTTCGAGGATGGATTGAAGTTCGATCTTCAGCGGGAACGGCTCAAGACCGCGCTGCTGCAGGAAAGCTGGCTGGGACCCGTCATCACGGAAGCGCATGCGCAGTTGAGCCGGCTCAGAAAAGACGAACAAGCCGACGCGGGCGGGCTCATCGTCAGCATGGATCAAGAGCATGCGAAGTGGGTGGCCGATCTGGTCGGGAAAGTGACGGGCACGAAGGCGGTCGTCGCCGTATCGGATGATCCGTCGGCGTCGCGTACGATCGAACAGTTTTCCGGGCATCAGAAACAGCAGTGGCTGGTGGCGGTCAACATGGTCAGCGAGGGTGTGGACATCCCGCGCCTGCGTGTCGGCGTCTATGGAACGAACGTGCTGACTGAAATGTATTTTCGCCAGGTCGTCGGACGGTTCGTCCGCATGCAGGATTCCGTGCCGAAACCGCAACGCGCCTGGTTGTATCTGCCGAAAGATCCGGTGCTCGTGCACTACGCCAGACAGATCAAGGCCGAGCGCGACCATGTCTTGGAAGATGTCATGCCCGCGGTGCCGCGAGACCTCTTCGGCAGGGTGGTGGTCTCAAAGAAGGAATACGTGCCGCTCAACGCGGTGGCCAAGCTCGATGCCCTGATCGGCGAAGATGAGGGCGGGGGAGAAGGGGAACGATCGCCTCTCAAGCAGGAACACGCGGTCTCGCTCCACGAGGAAAAGCGGGACTTGCGGGATCTGCACCGCCTTCTTGTGGCCTCCGTCGCGCGCAAAAGCGGGATCGATCACCGGCGGTTGAACGCGGAGCTGATCGGGCGAACGGGCAGCCGCGTCGATCAGGCCACCGCCGAACAATTGAGGCGCCGCATCCAACTGCTGGAGCGCTGGCAAGAACGTGGATATGACGGCAAGCGGTAG